AGAATTCCGGTAGTATGAAGTAGATGTTGATGGTTGGAGGAGTTTTCTGTTGTCTGTTGATCCTGTACGGTTTGACGCTGAAGTAAGGTATCTTTCAGCATATGTATCGGTTGACTGAAATATCTGCCAGGTTGTTGGTAATTTTGAATAGCATGGTTGACAGCGCCTTAGATACTTGGTTCGCCAGCATAATCCATTGCAGGTGGTCCTGTATAGAGGCAACACTACTGCTGCTAAGGGCAAATCATTTTGATGAATACAAGTGAGAGTATCTGGCCGAGGACACATCGCTGGGGACGTCTCATAActacttttctttaaaatataactCAAGTCaataattaactttttatttataatttaagtCATTAAATACATTTACAGACTTACATTCATATAACCAATAATGCATTAAAAGACAATAAATACAAGACCAATATATGCTCTTAACTACGAATTTTGTTTTTCTACTTAACTGAGAAATCAAACAGATTGAGATTTTGAAGGATTTAAGGGGAAATGGGACAAGTGTGTGGGatttttatataggcaaagaaggaaaattttaactagcagagagaattttcttaaactttgcatgatcatagagcatcatattagaaacaaatatatgcaaaaaaaacactgggggtcccggtgctactttttgagttatctcatggctcattgtcacaggagcaaatttttttcaaaatggctttttgtcattttttttccctaagaaaatattataactgtagtaaatttaagtgcatatggctcatggacccatactgtatcctaggtacatTACTACCACCTGTGAtgcaatcatcttatgaagtatGACAGGCACAAGCAACCTCCAGATATATAAATTTCATCCCCAAAACAACTATgtccttgacttttgagctactgACCCCAACACAGCCAAAGATTAATAGAAGTCATATATATAaaacagacaatcatcctataaagctGAACAATATCAGACCCCATCATTCTCTAGTTTTTGAACTGAAACAGTTTTTAGTCTTAAGGTCACTGCTaacttgaccattgacctacttaGTCTAAAAACACAGATCTAATCTACTGACTACAGGtaatcatcctattaagattgaaatatctatCAGATGAAGTTACATGACCCCTGACCATTAGTACTCTCCCAGCGATCTTGACCCTTGATCTTCTAACTGGCAGTCATACTATAATATCAAAGCATTCTTAAATTATTGATCAAAAACACttactgttttcagtctcaagatcacaatgaacttgacctttcacctaatAACCCCAAAAATAACAAGTCGTCTGATCACAGGCAATCACCCCATGAACATTGACCACAACAGACCCGAGCCTTATCCAGTTATTGAGaggaaactttttttcaatttaaaagtcAATGTAACATCTGGTAACTGTAAGTTATTAAGCACAAACTATTTTCAGTGTGAAGGGCACTATGACCTTGACACGGACCTTTTGGCCATCAAATTCATAGGGGTCATCAACTGCCAATTGGCAATCTTCCTATTTGACCTCTGCAGGCCCAAACATTCTGAGCCTGTCTTCAGTCTGAatgtcactgtgaacttgacctttgatatactagCCCTAAAATCATTAGAATTACTTATACTGACCATAGACAGTCATACTAAAAAGTTTTACTACTGTAGCTCAAAGCCTTCTGCAGTTATTGAACAGAAACCCTCTTTAGTCTGTAGGCGACACTGTAACACTTGCCCATTCACATACTGACCAGCAACACAACTAAGGCCATCTACTGACAACAGACAACTATCTCATGAACTTTGATCACTGTAGGTTATAAAGTTCTCTCCAGTTATTAGAAACCAACTGACTTGAAAATAAATCGACATGAGAAAAACAATATCCCTCTTACTGGAAGTGGAgcaggggcataaaaactgctTTTTTATGTTGAACGATTATATTTATGTCTaagatacaaaaatatacatgtatatcaatacaGCAATAAGAATATACTGGCAGGACAAAACTTGAACGCATACTAATATATGATATcataaacctttaccctgcttgcGGCAAGCGATTTTACCTTTGGGATCAGTGCATACGAAGATGAACATGCACATCTACATACGCTCATCTtgttctgcactgtttgctattcagtcagtcaatttgcagtgaacaccactttgaataataaatggcactgcccaaattgaatgaaagacaagtctATTATAGAAGTTTGGAAGGCTACAGGTTAAATACATGGCATACAATACTAATAATACAATAGCAGATTAAGGCATGCCATAAACCTTTATTCAAGCATTGCCTGTGTCACTGCTGCATCCACTCATAAGGCACCAGTACTTAAAAACTTCTCATAAACTAGTATTAAAAAATTTGAGAGTGAAAATTTAAATGAGAAAGATTTtccttagaaaaaaaatcattttggctGATAGTAATAcactatgatacatgtatatcagcAGTTCTTAGCAAAACTCTTTCTTCTGGACCTATTAGTCATTATATTCAAACCAACCATCCTTATGGACATTTTGGTTCTAAAACAATACTTAAAAGTAGGCCAGTGTTTCACCTATTTCATGTCATTTTAACTTACAAATACAATACCCATTAATATGTaattccattttaaaatttagtcaaaaaataatcttacatacacgaataaaaatatataatgcatATAAATGGCATTACATGAGGGGTCAGATAAGTTTGTAGACTTCTGCTGTCATTTGTTGTTTTTCAACACTTAtctcaaaatacattaaaaattattataattttatatctgtgtttctttatatatttttttcatttaagacAGTTGATAAATGCCACCATGATGCAGCCTTTTTAGAGCTGCATAGAGTATGCCAAATTCCTTAAtactagagttgcttttgagaaaagcgcatgtctcccacaactgcctaatcatctaaatagcaagtcagtctttatatactgtttactcactacaaatatacctctgAAGAGTAAGaaggccgattttgggtaattcaagggccataattctggagtgcCTCAGGCGATTTGGCTTAgagcgcggacgagagtaaaaaggccgatttttggtaattcaatggccataattccaaagtgcctgggccgatttggctagttaccgaacttggccaaggacttatggtcaaacacattttgttcaagtttggtgatgattggatgagaaatgttcgacttagagcacggacaagagtaaaaaggccgactttcggtaattcaagggccataactccgaagtgcctggaccgatttggttcattatcgaacttgccctactagagcgcatgcacattcatcaagccaaaaggactcctatactactcagattgcatgcacattcctggagccaaaaggactcctatactactcatgagtagtataggggtccttttcaCTCCAGGAATGCGCCTAAAATCCGAgtgtttttcggtaattcaagagccataattccgaagtgcctgggccgatttggctagttatcgaacttggccgaggacttattggcacacacattttgttcaactttggtgaagatcggatgagaaatgttcgacttagagtgcggacaagctttgtgacagacagacagacagacagacacacacacacatagacaggagtaaatcaatatgtctcccacaccactgtgtggtgggagacataattactagaTCTACAACAAAGTACGTAGAAAAGCTTAGTCAATTTTTTGCTGCCATTTTgcacaaaacaagagggccatgaaggccctgtatcgctcacctggcctattgacctaaaggtcatcaagattaacattctgaccaagtttcatttagatatagtcataaatgtggcctctaaagagttaaatagcttttccttcgatttgacccagtgacctagcttttgaccagacatgacccagattcgaacttgacctaaaaatcaccaagattaacattctaagtttcgtgaacatacagtcataaatgtggcctctagagtgttaacaagcttttcctttgatttgacccagtaacctagtttttgattccacctgacccagatttgaacttgacttacagattaagattaacattctgaccaagtttcattaagatatggccatgaatgaggcctctacagtgtaaactagcttttcctttgatttgacctggtgacctagtttttgatcctacatgacccagattcaaactggaccttgagatcaacaagattaacattcggaccaagtttcatgaagatacattcataaatctggcctttacagtgttaacaagcttttcctttgatttgacctggtgaccttgttttttacccaaggatgacccaatatcaaacttgtccaagactttattgagggtaacattctgaccaagtttcattaagtttcattaagattgggcccaaatcgtgacctctagagtgttaacaagcttttcctttgatttgacctggtgacctggtttttgaccccagatgacctaatatcaaattcgtccaagattttattgaaggtaacattctgaccaagtttcattaagattgggccaaaaaaccaatcttaaattttaaaaagaaagtctTTGAACTTGGCAGACACTTCTCATATTTTTCGTTCTTCAAAAACTAaagaaatacagtcaaacctgtcttaagTAGACAGTCAAGGGATCCGGCTGCAGCAGCAGTGGCTGCTTAAGTCaaattaatatttgaacaaaaacgTCTGTGAAGTCAATACGGGAAATAAGTTGACTGtctgcttaaggcaagtgactGCTTAATGCAGGTTATACTATACTCTTAAAAGTTATGTTGCATAGAGTAAGAAACCACATAATGTTGACAATGTTTTTTACAAACTTGCAAGTCGGGGTGCCTATATAGAGTCACTGATACACTTAGTGAGATGCAGTAGGAACATAAACTTCTAATCTGGTCCTTGTTTGTGAGTCACAGTCAGGCGGGTTAGtgactttgaactttgacctcacCGCATGGCCATAAATGTCCTCAATTAAAAGTTCAACAAGTTCTGTTGGGGAAGTATCAAATTTACATGTTCTAGCTTCAGAATTTACTTCCTGTTTGTAAATCAGTTTGTCTATGTAAACTATATACTGAAACTGTGGAACACTTCCTGCAGATATTTCCCAACTAACTTCTTCTGAAGTAACTGATGACAGGTATACACAGATGGGCAAAACATCTGGTTTTGCAGGCATCTCTCTGGTCAGCATTCCACCATTGACTGCACTAGCTGATTGCATAGTCTGTCCACCTGACTGCAAATAGAATGTATCGTCCAACACTCCGGAATCATAATTGTTTTCAAATAGTTTACATCTCATTTCACTGACCATACTAAATACGGCTTTATTAAACGGCATCCATTTTCCGTTTAGTCCGTGTTTGTAGCCATTTTTGAAGTGTACACGGCGCTCTTGGTCCCCAGTGCCCTCCCAATCCTCGAGAAAACTGCACGACAAAGTTTCAAAGAATGTTGCAGGTACGGGAAATTCTAATGACACAATATGTGTCCATTCCAAGGTCATTTGGTGTTTTACCCAGAATCCATAGCATGTGTTTTCGCCATCGTCCCAACGTCTGATAACGACTGTGTACCAGCTGTCTGATTCCCATCCTAGAGTGAAGTTCCATGTCTTCAAGCCTTCCCCTTCTCCTCCAAATGGTTCACAGATAGTTCCTGGCCCCTGTAAAAACAGAAAGTCATTGAAAAATATcagtaaattattttataaactgtTATATAATTACAAACTATGATTACAAACTAAGGACAAATGTTGTACTACCTCTTTATAGTTCAACTGCTGAAGAAAAAGTCAGGTGCCATTCTATGCTAAACTTATTTCAGTCTGTTGGTATGATTTCTGATAacaccattttcaacagtattacattTATATGATGGCAGTTAGTAAACCAAATACCAGTGTTCCTGAACTCTGCACCAATATTGACATCATAACTTACCCTTCActaaatcagaggtggatgacgatTAATTAAGGCACATAGTCTTCTGTAAACTACAGAGAAAATATTGCCTCACTTGAGGATTCTCTTTAGTTTTCTACTATACCTACTCAGCTAACTTGGTAGACTGACTTATCTATAGTCAGGTAAAAATTCCCACTGTGTATAATCTTTAACATAATAGAGAATTTGAAGCTTTTCTTTTacttaaaggtagttctgcacatgtAGAATTCGTTTTCAAAGCAACATGATGTGCTTAGAAAATACAATCAGCAATGTGAAAGGGTCTTGAGTTTGAATTTTAGCAAAGAAATGATTTTGAGCAAAATTCTTAATGGttgtcaatgaaaatataaaaatttgatgacattttcattATATTGTAGCTTCTATAATGTAGATTGTTCTCACACttgtaaattaacaaaattcctaTCATATGGTCAAATACAATTCATCTGCATATGTGCTTTAATATTGTCAGAGCAGAAGTAGTCTATTAGTAGTAACATTGTTTGACTAGGAAACTAGGGGTAATATTTCAAGCCACAATTCCTTCTTAAGGCTcctaagaaaaaattcttacatatTGGTTAAAAGTCCAGTGCattggtgctttacacctggcaccctaaagaaccagggaagcttttGGAATTGGCGCATCTTCTGTACCTTCTGAACCATTAAAAATTACTAACAACCTTCTGGAGTACATTCTCATATACCAGAGGTTTACCATGGTTCAATAATTTGTCACAGGATTTCGACAAACCTCTTATGGATGAGAATGTCATGAGACGTCCAAATGGACTACTGGTGGTgattataaataaacttatattcacacatgtttatttttcagatatttgcaCATGACATCTGGAAATTTCCAGCTCATTTTATTACCTTAATTGGAATTATTTCACATGTCTAAATTTCTACTCAAAAAGACACGTGTTTAATCTTTAGAAGTAAAGAAATGTTGCAGGTTTTATCAATTAACACAAGGTCTGCCATGTCCTTAAGGTGAGAAAAAGTTTCAACAACTCAATGGTCTGCCTAAGATCTCAGTACTATATGTTTATGGGTAACTTTACTAGCTTCAAATAAAGTGCAAAGAGTTAATAACAATAGCATGATAATGCCCAAAGGGCAACATTGTGCACCCCTTCATTTGCTGACACTGCCTCAATCACTCAAACTTTTCAGTCAATTCAAAAATGTCCCATACAAGTCAAAGTAGCGGCACTGACAAGATCTGACAAGACCtctgaccccttagtgtgacctttacctttgagacAGGATCTGTGTCTTGTGGCAATATTCTGTTTCATTGAAGGTATTATGGCTGATAAATAAAAGAGATGTTAAATGCATGTGAAAGTTATGGCCGAGACATTAGCTTTTATGTGACATTTTACtcctctgtggccttgacctttgtgACAGGGACCTGGGGTTTGCTGCCTAACAAAGACAAATATGTCTGCCATATCAAAAAGTACATTGCTCCATGCATGTTTTAAGTTACAACCCAGACAATTCAGAAAATGACCTCTTACCCCCAAATGTgttgttgacctttgacatgtAGCTAGGAGCTTGAGCGTGGCACTCAGTCTCATTTAGGCGAACATTCATGCCAGATAAAAGAAGACTGCTTCATGCATGTCAATCTTACGGTCTGGGCGAGCTCTAAAATTATTATGACCCCTATGAACTTCCCACAGAGATATGTACATATAAATACTTTCAAATTATTGACTTTGACCACTCTGCTAAGAAAGTCCCAAGGTTAACCACTCCACTGAGAATAATGTCCAGAATAACACCATAACAATTAtgtcaatttatttaaatgtaatatgcttaaatatgcataaatatat
The Mercenaria mercenaria strain notata chromosome 10, MADL_Memer_1, whole genome shotgun sequence genome window above contains:
- the LOC123561771 gene encoding uncharacterized protein LOC123561771 — its product is MGCSSSRPMSNRRFSTSMGNSESTDHEMYEEAESQENGNPRVHWDDDDDDDEEEEDDYLTDYNMDMSSNYKYRTVSSKGPRSAGGRSRVTTTTAGETFEGSEYFDMETMTEGQSEMTDWDQEEPGLYAPSLSLWYNDEEAGDILTQDVYVPKFGLTKHTYYCCLQWNAGMNGGGYCGIQDHPKGRNYIFSLWDPVDTDKKIKPIYVGPGTICEPFGGEGEGLKTWNFTLGWESDSWYTVVIRRWDDGENTCYGFWVKHQMTLEWTHIVSLEFPVPATFFETLSCSFLEDWEGTGDQERRVHFKNGYKHGLNGKWMPFNKAVFSMVSEMRCKLFENNYDSGVLDDTFYLQSGGQTMQSASAVNGGMLTREMPAKPDVLPICVYLSSVTSEEVSWEISAGSVPQFQYIVYIDKLIYKQEVNSEARTCKFDTSPTELVELLIEDIYGHAVRSKFKVTNPPDCDSQTRTRLEVYVPTASH